The following nucleotide sequence is from Deltaproteobacteria bacterium.
GATAAAGACTTTAGCTTTACGGACTGCACCAGTTTTACCGCCATGAAGTCCTTCAAAATAAACAGGGCCTTTGGCTTCGATAAACACTTCGAACAATACGGCCATTTTGAACAACTACCATCTCCTTACTGATCCTGGCAATGCTGGGGCTTGTATTCGTCCCGATTCCTCCACCCATTCCGGTCCCAATAACGATAGGTGAAAAGGACCTTAAACGAACCTTTTTACCCTAAAAAGGAGCTTCTAAGCAGAACCGATGCAGCGAGACAAACGATAGGGAATATGAACTGGGGCATCTGTCTTGTTCAGCGGAAAAAGAGTGCTCGATTATCTATTGGTCTAAGCGACTTTTGGTGTCAGCCGCTCAACTCCAATAATGGGAGCATCCTTGCGGATCTGTGCAAGGTCATAGTTCAATTGCATCCGAAGCCAGGTATCCGCCGTACTCCCGAAAGCTTTTTCAAAACGGAGGGCCATTTCGGGCGTGACATGACTGCGCCTGGCAATCACGTTGTGAAGCTGTTGGCGGCTGATGCCGAGACCTTTGGCAGCTTCTGCAACACTCAAGCCGAGATCTTCAATACACTCCTTGACCAGAAGTCCAGGATGCACAGGGGTTTTCATCTCCATATTTTTATCTCCTTAATGATAATCGACAAAATTCACGTCGAAAGCGTCTCCATTTTCAAACCGAAAAATAATCCGCCAATTGGCGCGGACGGAAACGGCGTAACTGCCTTTCAACTCCCCTTTAAGGGAATGCAAGCGAAAAGTCGGGACATTCATGCCTTCAATTTCTTCTGAGGCATGCAGGGTGGAGAGTATGAGCCTGATCCGCGTCAACATGTCCGGTGGCAATCTACTGCCATCATCATCCTCAAATAGCCGCCGCAAACCTTTATGTCGAAAACTTTTTATCATCTGGAAACATTTTAAAGTGTAAAGTTATATTTTACAAGTATTTACTTTAAGACGGAGGAAAACGGAGGTCGTACTTTACTGCGCCAGTATAGGTCTGCTTTAAAGTGGGAGTCCGAATTTTGGACTTAAAACGAAGCTAAAACGTACCTGTCTTAACCGAAAATAATCCAAAATAAACCCACGTAATCCAATATGGGCACTCAAAGGGGTAGATATCTAAGTATTTATTTTTGATGAAGAATCTCCTAAGAACTTGATCCGACTGAAAATCCGCGTGTCCCCAGTTCGATTCTGGGTCTCGGCACCACGGATGGTAAAATAAAAAACAGGCACTGGCGTTTAGAGCGCAAGTTGCCTGTTTTTTTATGGCTACGATTTATGGACAACAGCTTTAATAATAGAATATGCCTATCGGCTTGAAATGTGAGGTTAGTAAAGGCCTTGTTCTTCAATTTATGGTTCAAAGGGAAGAGTTAAGAGAGCGGAGAAGGGGGGAAAGTCAGAGCCGATTTTACAGTGCCAAACTGTTTTTCAGCGCAATGTTCACCTTTTCCATGATCTTTTCGGGAAGAATGGCGATTTTGGGCCCCATTAACCGCCTTTTATCAATGGTACGAATTTGCGATAAATTGACAATCGACTGTTTATTAAGACCTTCATGCTTTCCGATGGAAACACAGATAGGGTAAGTTGCTTTTTTTTCAGAATATTCTGTGATGACGGCTGCAATAGTTGTAGGCGAGTATAGATTGCCGATATCGTTTTGAATAATCAATACCGGTCTTGTTTTTCCGGTTTCATTACCCAAAACTGGATCAAGTGCCGCATAATAGACTTCCCCTCTTTTAAGGTTAAGACTTGTCATGGAATGACCCCAGGCAGGTATTCAGCATCGGAGAATTTGAAGTCTTCAGAAATATTCAGGTTTTCTTTGGCTAACTCCAGATAGGCGGCTTTCATCCGTTCCTCGAAATCCCGCCTTTCAAGCTGGGTCAATTTTTCTTCAATTGATTCCCTTACAAAGGCAGAGACCTTTTTACCCTGCCGGGAGGAGGCATTAAAAAGCTTGTCCCTGATCTCCGTCGGGAGCTGTATGTTTATCCTTACTTTTTCTTGTTGTGAAGTTGATAACATTTTCACTCTCCATTTTATGTATAAATACTGATAATTATTTTGTACCATAATATCATGTAAAAACCAAGAAGAAATGTGGTAAGGGAAAAAGTGAAGAGACTGGCTACTGCGTGAATATTCTGGACGAGCAGTTGATAGAGAGCCAGCGGCAACTGATAAGAAGCTGGCGCAGTTTTCCCCCTTCCATGATATCGAAATCTTCGAACCGTCCCACTTAGAAGTCCGGGTTTCCTTTTTAAAAGGATGCCCCCCTTTCCCTTTGACCTTTCCCCTTGACCTTTCACCCTCCCCCGGCTTATCATCTTATTGCTCGGTCTTTTTACAGTAAAACCAAGAGAAACACGTTAGGGGAAGCATCGTGCATTTAAGAAAAATAAAGATCAAAAGCGATCAATTTCCGACCCAAGAGTCTTACCCTTTCAATCTTGAAATTTTTAATCGAACGAAATCATTATTATTACGCACCCCTATCACCTTTTTTATCGGTGAAAACGGGACGGGCAAATCGACCTTATTAAAGGCCCTGGCCCAAAGATGCGCCATTCATATCTGGAGGGACGAAGAAGGGTATGAGCGAAGGGTTTTTTACCGCAATCAATATGCCGAAGAACTCTATAAATATTTAGAAATTGAATGGATCCATGAACCGGTTCCCGGTTCGTATTTTGATTCCGAAATATTCCGTTATCTGGCCGAGTGCATCGACTCCTGGGCCAAACCCAGTCCCAGACTTTTTGACTACTATAGCGGCGATTCCCTCCTGTCCAGGTCCCATGGCCAAAGGCATATTCAATATTTTGAAAGCACCTACCGAAGAAAAGGCATTTATTTCCTGGATGAACCGGAGAATGCCCTTTCTCCCAGGAGACAGATTGATCTGTTAAAAATCCTGAAAGAAACCAGCCTGAACGGGCAGGTTCAATTTATCATCGTCACCCATTCCCCCATTCTTCTTTCCTATCCGGAGGCCGCCATCTATAGTTTCGATGAAATACCCATCTCGGAGATAAACTATGAAGATACCGATTACTATAAAATCTATAAAGATTTTTTAAACCATCGGGACAGGTACTTACAGAAGCTTTAAGGGTCTGATCATTGGTGGTGCCTGCCCCAACCGGGCCTGGGGTTTAGAAAAAATTACGCCAGGGGTTTGATCCCCCGGCAGGAGATGAGGGGGGTATAGGTAAATCTTCTTTTGTTTCTGAAAAATTCTGAAAACTCCTCAAAAAATTCCTGGTAAGACCCGCCATATTCCGGAAAGCCGTATTGAATTTTCTGGGGGGCCACCTCCGCCTTTTTGATCCAGTTAAAGGCATCGGTTTCCTTCAAGGGGCCATAAATCAAATTATGGGCCGTAACCTCTACGGAAATATCCTGAAACCCAAGATCATAAAGGAAGGAATATAATTTTCTTCCGGCCCAAAGGTCGAAATCGGCCTTGACCCGCACCAGTTCGGCTAACCCGTGAAGGGTTTTTTCCAACCGTTCCGGCAGGGGATAATAGTTCAAGCTATTGTGATCCAGGTCGATCAGGCAGAGGATTCCTCCCGGTTTCAAAAGCCGGGCAAGATTCTTGACGATTTCAAAACTGCTCGACAAATAGTATTCCAATAAGAACCGGACCCAAATAAAGTCAAAAGATCCCAGGTCATCCAGGGGTTCCCGAACATCCCGGCAGAGGAAGCGAAGCCCCGAAGAGGCGTAATGGCTCTGGGCAAAGTCGTAACGGCTGGGTGCAAAGTCGAGTCCTACCGCTTCTCCCCCGGGGTGAACCAGGCTATAGAGGACCGAAGTCGTTTTTCCCGAACCGCAGCCCATATCCGCCAAGCGCATTCCCGGTTTGATCCCGGCCCAACGGGCCTGGCGTTCGACCGCCTGGGGATCGGTTTTTTGGTCTAATCGAAGCGATTCTTCCCGGCCTTCCATCAGGTAATCATTTGATTTGATAAAGCTGAATTGGTTTTTCAATGGGTCCACCCTTTGGGGAAGAATTTGCTTTTAAAAATGAAACTATAGAGTAAGCTCAAGAAGGGGTCAAGGGTAAAAAAATCCTTGCCCCCTTCACTTTCAGGCGACATCTCCAATAATTTCTCCGATTGGTCCGACCGCCCTGGTGTTCGGGGCACGGCACCAGATGTTTTCCTAATCTCCCAGCAGCAGGATGCTCCAGGGCAGTCCCTTGCTGACCGGGGCTCCGTCGGGAAGGGGCGGCATGTCCAGATGTATGACAAAAACCTGTTCCATGCCGACATTGGTGCCCCAGTTTGAGGCCCACACCACCTTTTTGCCATTGCTGCTGATGGTGGCCTGGGTTTCCTCCCAGTAGAGGCTGGTGGTGGTGTACACCTTGGCCAGATACCAGACTGCGGGCCTGCTCCTGTCCAGCCGGGCCAGGACAATGGTGCGGTCCAGCCAGTTCTGCTCGGGCCGGTTCGGGGCCGTATAGGTGGAGACCACGCAATAACCGTTGCAGTTGCAGGAGATGTGGACCCCGCTCTGCAGGCCATTGTCGTTGCTGGCATAGTAGAGCCTGATAAGAGGTACGATGGAACTGGTACCGTAACCTCCAGCACTGGTTACCGGGGTCGTGTCCAGGGCAATGGGGATCAGGTCAATGTAGTCGGTGGCCGTGTTCTGCATAACAATGACCTCCCGCCCCTGGTTATCCAGGCCGATGTCCGCATGGGCGGTGGCCGGGGCCAGTTGATGAAAGGTGGTCAGTTGCCGATCGGCCATGGTCAGGCCCGCGATTCTGGCGGTTCCGGAGTTGCCGCCGATCAGGACCCAGTTGCCCAAAGGCGACATGCCCACCCAGTCAATGAGGTCGGCTTCCTCCCTGGTGAGTGGGAGGAGCCCCACCACCTGGTCCAGTTGCCGGTCCCAGCAGAACAGGTACTGGAGTCGATAATCATCGGCGCTCCCCTGAAGTCCCAGAGCCCAGTAGCGTTTGTCGACGGAGGACTCGCCCTCGTTTCTGGTGGTGATCCGGAACAGGTCAGGGTGAGAGCTGATGATGGGGCCGAGCGTCTGGTCAGCGGCAAAGTCTTTTACCGTGCTGATCTGGCCGTTTTGTACGTTCATTTTCAGGATCCGGAAACCGCCATTTTCCAGGCCCCAGACCATGTTCGGGTTGGAGGGATCCCAGCGCGGCTCATCCAACGGAAAGAGGGAGGTGACCCTGTTGGCGGTCGTATCATAGGGAAAGCTATTGGTGCGATAGACGATGAAATCTCCGACGAGGAACTGGTGGAGAATAATCAGCGACTGATCGACATTGAAGGGGTCGAACCGGGAGTACTCGTGGCGCAGGTTGAAGGACTGGGTGGCCCTGGTAAGAATGGTGCCGAAATGGTTGTCGAAGAACGGCTGCCCCGAAGAGGGGATTGGCATGGGGACCAGAGGATACTCCGGGTTGGTGGCAGCCAGCGGGTCGGGAACCTGGACCAGGGTGAAACCGGGCGGGTAGGTCAGGGCGCCGGCCTGGCCATGTATCAGCACCGCGCAGAACCAGCATAAAACAATTCTTCGAATTGCTTGCGGATTCATGGTTCACTCCTGGCGGGATCCTGTCTCGCCGGATTGTTGCATTTTCTCTTGAACCGCCCTCTTTGTTTGTCGATGGCGCCGGCGGCGATCTGCATCCGAGCACTTCGGCCACTGTGGCCATCGATCAGATCAGAGCACCTGCCGATGTG
It contains:
- a CDS encoding HigA family addiction module antidote protein, whose amino-acid sequence is MEMKTPVHPGLLVKECIEDLGLSVAEAAKGLGISRQQLHNVIARRSHVTPEMALRFEKAFGSTADTWLRMQLNYDLAQIRKDAPIIGVERLTPKVA
- a CDS encoding type II toxin-antitoxin system RelE/ParE family toxin; this encodes MIKSFRHKGLRRLFEDDDGSRLPPDMLTRIRLILSTLHASEEIEGMNVPTFRLHSLKGELKGSYAVSVRANWRIIFRFENGDAFDVNFVDYH
- a CDS encoding type II toxin-antitoxin system PemK/MazF family toxin, yielding MTSLNLKRGEVYYAALDPVLGNETGKTRPVLIIQNDIGNLYSPTTIAAVITEYSEKKATYPICVSIGKHEGLNKQSIVNLSQIRTIDKRRLMGPKIAILPEKIMEKVNIALKNSLAL
- a CDS encoding AAA family ATPase, giving the protein MHLRKIKIKSDQFPTQESYPFNLEIFNRTKSLLLRTPITFFIGENGTGKSTLLKALAQRCAIHIWRDEEGYERRVFYRNQYAEELYKYLEIEWIHEPVPGSYFDSEIFRYLAECIDSWAKPSPRLFDYYSGDSLLSRSHGQRHIQYFESTYRRKGIYFLDEPENALSPRRQIDLLKILKETSLNGQVQFIIVTHSPILLSYPEAAIYSFDEIPISEINYEDTDYYKIYKDFLNHRDRYLQKL
- a CDS encoding methyltransferase domain-containing protein; this translates as MKSNDYLMEGREESLRLDQKTDPQAVERQARWAGIKPGMRLADMGCGSGKTTSVLYSLVHPGGEAVGLDFAPSRYDFAQSHYASSGLRFLCRDVREPLDDLGSFDFIWVRFLLEYYLSSSFEIVKNLARLLKPGGILCLIDLDHNSLNYYPLPERLEKTLHGLAELVRVKADFDLWAGRKLYSFLYDLGFQDISVEVTAHNLIYGPLKETDAFNWIKKAEVAPQKIQYGFPEYGGSYQEFFEEFSEFFRNKRRFTYTPLISCRGIKPLA